Genomic DNA from Candidozyma auris chromosome 1, complete sequence:
ATCCGCACAAGCTAGACTCAAGAACCCCCTAGATTCAGATTCCACTGAAAAACGTGAActacaaaacaaaaagcGTGAGCGGCCCCACCATGACATAATCATCTAGCTAACCCCATAGCGAGGTACTTCTCTTATTTTCCAAACCCTTCCTCTATCTCCCCGCGGGggcttctttcttcaaggggtagccttctccaagtcgCGCTATTCTCGTCACTGTGTTCGCACCCAAAGGGCGATCGCTACATATGGCTAgactttggctgcaaaatgcgcACCCCAGATTTCGTTTACCTTGTGTGCCTCTAGGTTGCCCAAAGCGATGAGCAGCGAAGCTTCTGTGATAAAGCACAAACACGAGGAGAATTCCATTGTTTGTATTCAAACATTCACATCTTTCTAAATTTTCTTGCCGTCTCGGGCATGCACGCCTTTTGAGGAAAGTAAGGGTCGGTACCCCTTTCCTTGTTTGTCGCCTCATGGACGCCCTGCTGCTCTCCTCTTCCCTGCATTTCCATTCAAGCAACCCCAGACATGATAACGTGATCAGAGATGCCAGGCCACtttttttcgatttttctATACTTtccatttcttcacttcgcctcttttcttcgtccCTTAAGAAGCGACAAACATCCAATCGTCAGATTGTGATTGTGTCCACTCTTGTTCCCACaaacttcatcatttcTCGCTTCGCAGTTTACGCAATGTCGGAGAGACGCTTTTCCTTGGCCATTGAAGACGTGGATACTTCAGAGTCCCCAGAGTCACCAATTAACAAGCCTTTGTCGGGCTTTCTCGTGGAGAACCACTGCCCgactttgacaaagtcaagtTCCTTCACCTCAATGCCCAAAGATGATCAATACACTCCAAAAAGACGCTTTTCTATATGCGACCTCAATACTTTCAGCGAGGATGTGTCCGGCCGTTTCACAGACCAATCTGCGCTACCAAGGTCTTGCAATTTTAAGAATCATCACAGACGAAATTCCGTGGCTATCAAGTTCCTGATGCCCAGAACCGCAGATACAAGCACTACGAGTGAAAATGACTAAGTCTACCGATATATCTAGCTATGCCGTGCCGAAGTACAAGGAGTCCAAGAATCGTGTGCGAAAGGGCCAATCTGTGTCACGAAACTTGGCGGCTCCATCTTTTGCTATTGACGCAATCAAGCTTGGTTGCGGAATGGGATCTTTGCTCCTCACATCGACCCCatttttgctcttctcgGGTGCGCTGTCCAGCGCTAAAACCTCGTCGTCGTCCAGATCCTCGAGAGCCACGTCGAGACTCAGCCTAGAATCGGGGTCCTCCGTCTTGCTCACTTGGCCTGCAACAATTGTCACTTGAGGGAAAACGTTAAGTATTCTTCTTATACCAATTTCTGTCAGAAGGACGCAGATGAGGATAATATTCTTTGGTGCGATGCCATGATCCACTAGGACTTGGATTGCCATGATTGCAGCAGCACCGCTTATGATTTGTGCgtcaaacaagaaaaatcGATTACCTCGAGTCGCTTTAGGCAAGGACTCAGTATGCAATTGTGGCTCACCAGTGAGCGAGTCACTTTGAATCAAAAGCTTTCCTATTGGAATAGAAGGAAAGGTCTTTTTAATTGAGTTCATGAAACAGTCGCCTGACCGAATTATGCTCACAGCAACGATATCTTCGGCTTGTCTCAAACCCTTGAATGAATACCCCTTGCAACACTTTACATCTATTTCTTCGTAGGCTGTAAGTTGCTCGATGGCTTTTTCTACTAAGAAAATAGCGATTCGATCAAAGTAGAATATGTAGTCAGTCCGCTCAGTATGTGCATCAAACAAAATCAGGAAGATTCCAGCAGTATGATTGTTGCAAGGTAGGATCTGAAGATTGGG
This window encodes:
- the URK1 gene encoding uridine kinase URK1 — translated: MSASSSATGSADHQSQMSLQSKSSAVSTYIPPWTEPYIIGVAGFSGSGKTCIAQKVISELNQPWTVLLSFDNFYKPLTQEQSEQAFACNYDFDKPESIDLDLIVETVKSLKQGKKTEIPVYSFSQHTRTDKTITIYGANVIIMEGIYALYDKRLLDLMDIKIFVDTDLDVCLARRLTRDILFRGRDLAGALKQWEVFVKPNAVSSVTPTMHNADIVIPRGLENTTAIELMIQHIQKRLALKSSLHLRRLKALGLGPKLDLAKIPNLQILPCNNHTAGIFSILFDAHTERTDYIFYFDRIAIFLVEKAIEQLTAYEEIDVKCCKGYSFKGLRQAEDIVAVSIIRSGDCFMNSIKKTFPSIPIGKLLIQSDSLTGEPQLHTESLPKATRGNRFFLFDAQIISGAAAIMAIQVLVDHGIAPKNIILICVLSTEIGIRRILNVFPQVTIVAGQVSKTEDPDSRSSLDVALEDSDDDEVLASDSAPEKSKNGVDVRSKDPIPQPSLIASIAKDGAAKFRDTDWPFRTRFLDSLYFGTA